A genomic region of Rhizomicrobium sp. contains the following coding sequences:
- a CDS encoding carotenoid oxygenase family protein has product MNAPVRLNPYLSGNFAPVASEDDFTDLPVTGEIPAALRGAFYRNGPNPQFTPRDPNHHWFVGDGMLHGFFVEGGKVSYKNRYLRTPKWELEHAAGKSLFGSFGNPLTSDPSVIGKESGVANTNVVWHAGKLLALEEAHQPLEVDPLSLATRGYLDYAGKAKCFTAHPKIDPETGEMAFFGYGVGPVPLSAGMAYGVVDKTGKVTRLDTFDAPYASMVHDFCVTDRHVLFPILPLSASLPRAMSGKPAYGWEPELGGRIGLMARDKGVETIRWLDTDPCYVFHPMNAWEEGDKLYADVMQYAQAPLFPNADGSPGKPCSAYLVRWEVDLSGKTNTVKQTRLDDLAGEFPRLDERRAGLSYRHGYFAADTGSSGKILFDAVAHIDFKTGRRDVHELPKGDVPGEPIFIAKSATAAEGEGYLVALIYRGAEDRTDFVVYDAADVAKGPIGTAKLPRRVPFGFHGNWRPG; this is encoded by the coding sequence ACCCTTACCTGTCCGGCAATTTCGCGCCCGTCGCGAGCGAGGACGATTTCACCGACCTTCCGGTCACCGGGGAGATTCCCGCCGCGCTGCGCGGCGCGTTCTATCGCAACGGTCCCAACCCGCAGTTCACGCCGCGCGATCCGAACCACCACTGGTTCGTCGGCGACGGCATGCTGCACGGCTTCTTCGTCGAGGGCGGCAAGGTCTCCTACAAGAACCGCTATCTGCGCACGCCGAAATGGGAGCTGGAGCACGCGGCGGGCAAGTCGCTGTTCGGCTCCTTCGGCAATCCGCTGACCAGCGATCCCTCCGTGATCGGCAAGGAGAGCGGCGTCGCCAACACGAATGTCGTGTGGCACGCCGGCAAGCTGCTGGCGCTCGAAGAGGCCCACCAGCCGCTGGAGGTCGATCCGCTGTCGCTCGCGACCCGTGGCTATCTCGATTATGCCGGCAAGGCCAAGTGCTTCACGGCGCATCCCAAGATCGATCCCGAAACCGGCGAGATGGCGTTCTTCGGCTATGGCGTCGGTCCGGTGCCGCTGTCGGCCGGCATGGCCTATGGCGTGGTCGACAAGACCGGCAAGGTGACGCGGCTCGACACCTTCGACGCGCCCTATGCCAGCATGGTGCACGATTTCTGCGTCACCGACCGGCATGTGCTGTTCCCGATCCTGCCGCTGTCGGCCAGCCTGCCGCGCGCGATGAGCGGCAAACCGGCCTACGGCTGGGAGCCGGAACTGGGCGGCCGCATCGGCTTGATGGCCCGCGACAAGGGCGTCGAGACCATCCGCTGGCTCGACACCGATCCCTGCTATGTCTTCCATCCGATGAACGCCTGGGAAGAGGGCGACAAGCTCTATGCCGACGTCATGCAATACGCGCAGGCGCCGCTGTTTCCGAACGCCGACGGCTCGCCGGGCAAGCCGTGCTCGGCCTATCTGGTGCGCTGGGAGGTAGACCTTTCGGGCAAGACCAACACCGTGAAGCAGACCAGGCTCGACGATCTCGCCGGCGAGTTCCCGCGCCTCGACGAGCGCCGCGCCGGGCTTTCCTACCGCCATGGCTATTTCGCCGCCGACACCGGAAGCAGCGGCAAGATCCTGTTTGACGCCGTCGCCCATATCGATTTCAAGACCGGCAGGCGCGACGTCCACGAACTGCCGAAGGGCGACGTCCCGGGTGAGCCGATCTTCATTGCGAAAAGCGCGACGGCCGCCGAAGGCGAGGGCTACCTGGTCGCGCTGATCTATCGCGGCGCCGAGGACCGCACCGATTTCGTGGTCTATGACGCGGCGGATGTTGCCAAGGGTCCTATCGGCACCGCCAAATTGCCGCGCCGCGTGCCGTTCGGCTTCCATGGGAACTGGCGTCCCGGCTGA